In Primulina eburnea isolate SZY01 chromosome 3, ASM2296580v1, whole genome shotgun sequence, one DNA window encodes the following:
- the LOC140827609 gene encoding uncharacterized protein codes for MESGRVRVKRKTLEMVLQQCQIAIQQLASGDDVDGDGDDDRDDDCELDSIPQDSSTGTSSEPANCDTDTPEFYDVLKSRVECPDFLKKLENAQASIQRNMTEEGGSWDMISEHDLWEGGDVELGSEDYVLVSQEDIMEGIAAFMAAYLSSLKQTKDLTPNQLQEVLSKTFSIKKKKGKLRKALDGTKVIYSVVSWGATAIGIYQNPVLLRAASTAFWTSCHVISKLF; via the exons ATGGAGTCGGGTAGGGTTCGTGTGAAGCGGAAAACCCTGGAGATGGTGCTTCAGCAATGTCAGATTGCAATCCAACAGCTCGCTTCTGGAGATGATGTTGATGGTGATGGTGATGATGACCGAGACGACGATTGTGAACTCGATAGTATTCCTCAAGACTCCTCCACAGGCACATCCTCGGAACCTGCTAATTGCGACACCGACACGCCGGAG TTTTATGATGTGTTGAAATCTAGAGTTGAATGTCCTGATTTCCTCAAGAAACTAGAAAATGCGCAGGCGTCGATTCAACGAAACATGACTG AGGAAGGCGGTTCCTGGGACATGATCAGCGAACATGATCTTTGGGAAGGTGGAGATGTTGAGCTAGGCTCCGAAGATTATGTTTTAGTTAGTCAAGAAGATATAATGGAGGGTATAGCTGCCTTCATGGCTGCATATCTATCATCTCTTAAACAAACTAAG GATTTAACACCCAATCAGCTTCAAGAGG TGCTGAGCAAGACATTCTCTATCAAAAAGAAGAAGGGCAAGCTTAGGAAGGCATTGGATGGAACAAAAGTTATCTACAGCGTAGTATCTTGGGGAGCCACAGCTATTGG AATATATCAGAACCCGGTCCTTTTGAGGGCTGCCTCTACGGCATTCTGGACTTCTTGCCATGTTATTTCGAAGCTATTCTGA
- the LOC140827372 gene encoding uncharacterized protein produces the protein MILGGSTDGDSNRDRKARSRRECLEVDGRRRDEPVISFGPEDLRGVSLPHKDALVIQARVANYDVLRVFVDNGSSVNVIFKEALVQMDLHEYQLEAVETTLFGFAGHAVYPDREITLPLTLGTRDLRKNVMTVFTVVDAPSSYNIILGRPAMNEMIAVASTYHEKIKFLVRRQFEEVKGDQPSSRRCYGETFRVDQKKARREGNESQEEVAKER, from the coding sequence ATGATTTTGGGAGGGTCCACAGATGGTGATTCCAACCGGGATCGGAAAGCAAGAAGCAGGAGGGAGTGCTTGGAGGTTGATGGGAGGAGGAGAGATGAGCCAGTTATAAGCTTCGGTCCAGAAGACCTCAGGGGAGTTAGTCTACCCCACAAAGACGCCCTTGTCATCCAAGCCCGAGTGGCTAATTATGATGTGTTGAGAGTATTTGTTGACAATGGCAGCTCTGTCAATGTCATCTTTAAAGAGGCACTGGTCCAGATGGATTTGCATGAATATCAGTTAGAGGCGGTTGAGACTACCCTGTTTGGCTTTGCTGGACATGCCGTGTACCCTGATAGGGAAATCACTCTGCCACTGACCCTGGGCACTAGAGACTTGAGGAAAAATGTGATGACAGTCTTTACAGTGGTGGATGCCCCGTCCTCGTACAATATCATCTTGGGGAGGCCAGCTATGAATGAGATGATAGCTGTGGCCTCCACTTATCACGAGAAAATTAAATTTCTAGTTCGAAGACAGTTCGAGGAAGTCAAGGGAGATCAACCCTCTTCTCGGAGGTGTTATGGAGAGACCTTCCGGGTAGACCAGAAGAAGGCAAGAAGGGAAGGGAATGAAAGTCAAGAGGAGGTGGCCAAAGAGAGATAA